A region of Lacinutrix sp. Hel_I_90 DNA encodes the following proteins:
- a CDS encoding patatin family protein, with translation MKALVISGGGSKGAFAGGVAQYLIEQKGKNYDMFLGTSTGSLLIPHLAVQDIGKLYDIFTHVNQHSIFSVNPFVVKKKKGREYVSINYINTALQFIKKKRTFGESKNLHRHIKKNFTKEEYDRIRATKEDVVVTVANLSKNRTEYKSINDFDYEEFCDWIWISCNYIPFMSLVKKNGFEYADGGLGCVIPIREAIRRGATEIDAIVLESEELDYNKVLGKNPFSLMISLFGHLLDQVEKGDIAIGKLAAEYRNVKLNLYYTPSKLTENSLIFNKSLMEKWWQEGFHYAESKHDKGQSMDDSDSLKKIKKV, from the coding sequence ATGAAAGCATTAGTAATTTCTGGAGGAGGAAGTAAAGGCGCATTTGCTGGCGGCGTGGCACAATATCTTATTGAGCAGAAAGGTAAGAATTATGACATGTTTCTGGGAACATCAACCGGGAGTTTGTTGATTCCGCATTTGGCTGTTCAAGACATCGGTAAATTATATGATATTTTTACCCACGTCAATCAGCATTCTATCTTTAGTGTTAATCCTTTCGTCGTTAAAAAGAAAAAAGGTAGAGAGTATGTCTCTATTAATTACATTAATACGGCACTTCAGTTTATAAAGAAGAAACGGACGTTTGGTGAAAGTAAAAATCTACATAGGCATATTAAAAAGAACTTTACTAAAGAAGAATATGATCGTATACGTGCTACAAAGGAAGATGTTGTGGTAACTGTTGCCAATTTGTCTAAAAATAGAACAGAATACAAATCGATAAATGATTTTGATTACGAAGAATTCTGCGATTGGATCTGGATTTCCTGTAATTATATTCCGTTTATGTCTTTAGTGAAAAAAAACGGCTTTGAATATGCAGATGGCGGTTTGGGCTGTGTAATCCCTATTCGAGAAGCCATAAGACGTGGTGCGACAGAAATTGATGCTATCGTTTTAGAAAGTGAAGAACTGGATTATAATAAAGTACTGGGTAAAAACCCATTTTCTTTGATGATTAGTTTATTTGGTCATTTATTAGATCAGGTAGAAAAAGGAGATATAGCGATTGGTAAATTAGCTGCCGAATACAGAAACGTCAAATTAAATTTATATTATACGCCCTCAAAACTAACCGAAAACTCATTGATATTTAATAAAAGTTTAATGGAAAAGTGGTGGCAGGAAGGTTTTCATTATGCAGAAAGCAAGCACGACAAAGGTCAATCTATGGATGATAGTGATTCTTTAAAGAAAATAAAAAAGGTTTAG